From a region of the Salvelinus alpinus chromosome 2, SLU_Salpinus.1, whole genome shotgun sequence genome:
- the commd1 gene encoding COMM domain-containing protein 1: MADVETTKSLNGLLNGIAQIVYYNNAEITEELLKNELYPDLTPEEFRAMHEKMKGLLKSIAAANMDQAQLEAFLTAQTRKQGTGGVSAEQAAALSRFWKSHRARVRESLLGQSRWEPGLKGLTWRVDLQTSASRGGATNIPVALVELELGRAGEDSDFVCLEFDEAKVNQVLEKMAEIQESIDTIVHRS, encoded by the exons ATGGCGGATGTCGAGACAACGAAATCTTTGAACGGTTTGCTGAATGGAATAGCACAAATAGTGTATTACAATAATGCTGAAATAACAGAGGAACTTTTGAAAAATGAACTTTATCCAGACTTAACGCCGGAGGAGTTTCGCGCGATGCATGAAAAGATGAAAGGTCTTTTAAAG tccATCGCCGCTGCTAACATGGACCAGGCCCAGCTGGAAGCCTTCCTGACTGCCCAGACCAGGAAACAGGGCACGGGGGGTGTGAGCGCCGAGCAGGCGGCTGCCCTCTCCCGGTTCTGGAAGAGCCATCGGGCCCGTGTGAGGGAGAGCCTGCTGGGCCAGAGCCGCTGGGAGCCCGGCCTGAAGGGCCTCACCTGGAGGGTGGACCTCCAAACCTCAGCCAGCAGAGGGGGGGCCACCAACATTCCTGTGGCCCTGGTGGAGCTGGAACTGGGCAGGgctggagag GACTCAGACTTTGTGTGTCTGGAGTTTGACGAGGCGAAGGTGAACCAGGTGTTGGAGAAGATGGCTGAGATCCAGGAGAGCATCGACACCATCGTACACCGCAGCTAG